From a region of the Thiomicrorhabdus sp. genome:
- the purU gene encoding formyltetrahydrofolate deformylase translates to MNSNHYVLTISCPDKTGIVSRVSTFLAENNCLINEANHHADKELGMFFMRNEISKLNISEEEFQTEFSVIAEEFDMKWNLSACAIKKRVIIMVSKQDHCLYDLLYRWKSGEMDFEIPCVISNHLDLKSLVEWHGIPYVHIPVTPDNKPHAFSEVVNWVDHYQADTIVLARYMQIIPPDLCQKYPGQIINIHHSFLPSFIGAKPYHQAFDRGVKLIGATCHYVTEDLDAGPIIEQDVRRVSHSESADEMVMLGKDVEKNALARGLKFHLEDRVLLSGNKTIVFA, encoded by the coding sequence GTGAATTCTAATCATTATGTATTAACCATTTCTTGCCCTGATAAGACTGGAATTGTTTCTAGAGTATCTACATTTTTGGCAGAAAATAATTGTTTAATAAATGAAGCAAATCACCATGCTGATAAAGAGTTAGGCATGTTTTTTATGCGAAATGAAATTTCTAAACTTAATATCTCTGAGGAAGAATTTCAGACTGAGTTTAGTGTGATTGCTGAAGAGTTTGATATGAAGTGGAACCTTTCAGCATGTGCAATTAAAAAGCGCGTCATCATTATGGTGAGTAAACAAGATCATTGTTTATATGATTTGTTATATCGCTGGAAGTCTGGAGAGATGGACTTTGAGATCCCTTGTGTAATATCTAATCATCTAGATTTAAAGTCATTGGTTGAATGGCACGGGATTCCATACGTTCATATTCCCGTAACGCCTGACAATAAGCCTCACGCATTTTCTGAAGTGGTTAACTGGGTTGATCATTATCAGGCCGATACTATCGTCCTTGCAAGATACATGCAGATTATTCCCCCTGATTTGTGTCAAAAATATCCAGGACAAATTATCAATATTCACCATAGTTTCTTGCCTTCATTTATTGGTGCCAAACCATACCATCAAGCATTTGATCGCGGCGTTAAGTTAATTGGTGCAACTTGTCATTACGTTACTGAAGATTTAGATGCAGGACCAATCATTGAGCAAGACGTTAGACGTGTTTCACATAGTGAATCTGCAGACGAGATGGTAATGCTAGGGAAAGATGTTGAAAAAAATGCATTGGCTCGTGGCCTTAAATTTCACCTAGAAGATCGTGTTCTTTTAAGTGGTAATAAAACAATAGTATTTGCATAG
- a CDS encoding glycine cleavage T C-terminal barrel domain-containing protein has product MKLRLIKQPLEWIDRDTEFTFQLEGQKVTGFKGDVITSALWASGNKVLGRSFKYHRRRGVLTMANHDINALYQSSDEVNIRGDVVEVSDQQSLLSVNTFGNLNKDAGSLVELISKFLPVGFYYRAFYSPKFLFPKWESLIRHMAGLGNVDTRWTEQRKHKRYQYCDVVVIGAGPSGMKAAIKAAQQGLDVCLIDENTFIGGSLDYQYANDESQVENRKTLKDTIASMPNIDVKTSSYVAGVYGDKWLAVNTKEGLIKISALSIVVATGVFEQPAVFRNNDLPGVMNASAAQRLIARYAVAPCEKSVVLTSNIEGYRAALDLHKAGIFVLAVLDSGESKGEWCDAVTALGIPVYRNIEHIEALGKKSLSGVLFSVNGKSHIIDCDGLLMSVGWAPAGAPIYQLGGSFSYDYNVEQLTPKTLPDGLFSCGRINGVFDIEDQLKDGEQAGLNAAEYVKNQTLTPTVDLTSSIAHSHSYPIWDHPKGKAFVDFDEDVQFKDLKATIAQGFDNIELMKRFSTIGMGPSQGKHSNMNGIRILAKLTGRTIDEAGSTTARPMFHPVPVSHLAGMRFRPERLTALHSQHVAKNAKFMEAGNWLRPEYYQSQSDRQACIDAEVNAVRSSVGLIDVSTLGKLEIFGKDAAELMDRLYTMRMSNMNVGASRYAVMVDDTGVITDDGVAIRYSEEHYYVTTTTSSSDAAYRLIQMKIIEWGLDVTVLNRTGQLAAMNLAGPNCRRILSQLTSLDLSNEAFPYLAMRQTEVCGHKATLIRVGFVGELGYEIHLESTNAAAVWDEIMNKGQEFDIKPFGVEAQRILRLEKGHIIVGQDTDGLMNPFEAAIPWSVHLKKPYFIGKPSLEKLKSLQKRKLVGFELVKEPVGEAPLESNLFIEQGEIAGRITSVSYSPSLHKTIGLADVSLAFSEVDTLLNIKLTSGDFIKAKVVALPFYDPKGAKQTPEELPEGEVA; this is encoded by the coding sequence ATGAAACTTAGATTAATAAAACAGCCTTTAGAGTGGATTGATAGAGATACTGAGTTCACGTTTCAGCTCGAAGGTCAAAAGGTAACAGGTTTTAAGGGTGATGTTATTACCAGTGCTCTTTGGGCTAGTGGCAACAAAGTGCTTGGACGTAGTTTTAAATATCATCGTCGTCGCGGTGTTTTGACAATGGCTAACCATGATATTAACGCGTTATACCAATCTTCCGATGAGGTAAATATTCGAGGAGATGTGGTTGAAGTTTCTGATCAACAAAGCCTTTTGTCTGTTAACACCTTTGGAAACCTTAATAAAGATGCTGGTTCACTTGTTGAACTCATATCTAAATTTCTACCGGTTGGTTTTTATTACAGAGCTTTTTACTCTCCTAAATTTTTATTCCCAAAATGGGAGTCTCTAATTAGACACATGGCAGGTTTAGGGAATGTAGATACTCGTTGGACAGAGCAGAGAAAGCATAAGCGTTACCAATATTGTGATGTTGTGGTTATTGGTGCTGGGCCTTCAGGGATGAAAGCGGCCATTAAAGCAGCACAGCAAGGTTTAGATGTTTGTTTAATTGATGAAAATACCTTTATAGGTGGTTCTTTAGATTACCAATATGCTAATGATGAGTCTCAAGTTGAAAACCGAAAAACATTAAAAGACACGATTGCTAGTATGCCTAATATTGATGTGAAAACATCTTCTTATGTGGCAGGTGTTTATGGCGATAAGTGGTTAGCTGTTAATACAAAAGAAGGTTTAATCAAAATTTCGGCACTGTCTATTGTGGTGGCAACAGGCGTATTTGAACAGCCAGCGGTATTTCGTAATAACGATTTACCAGGTGTTATGAATGCCAGTGCAGCACAAAGATTAATTGCTCGTTATGCTGTAGCTCCGTGCGAAAAATCGGTTGTGCTAACTTCTAATATTGAAGGTTATCGAGCAGCACTTGACCTTCATAAAGCTGGGATTTTTGTTTTAGCGGTTTTAGATTCAGGCGAATCAAAAGGTGAATGGTGTGATGCTGTTACTGCTTTAGGCATTCCAGTGTATAGAAATATTGAGCATATTGAAGCTCTAGGTAAAAAGTCTTTGTCTGGGGTTTTGTTTAGTGTGAATGGTAAAAGTCACATCATTGATTGTGATGGCTTACTCATGAGTGTTGGCTGGGCACCTGCAGGTGCTCCAATTTATCAGTTAGGGGGAAGCTTTTCTTATGACTATAACGTTGAGCAACTTACACCTAAAACATTACCTGATGGGTTATTTTCTTGTGGCCGTATAAATGGGGTTTTTGATATTGAAGACCAATTAAAAGACGGTGAACAAGCAGGGTTAAATGCGGCTGAATACGTTAAAAATCAAACCTTAACACCGACAGTAGATTTGACCTCAAGTATTGCCCACTCTCATTCTTACCCAATTTGGGATCATCCTAAAGGCAAAGCGTTTGTTGATTTTGATGAAGATGTTCAGTTTAAAGACTTGAAAGCGACGATTGCTCAAGGTTTTGACAATATTGAACTAATGAAACGTTTTTCTACCATTGGAATGGGGCCAAGTCAGGGTAAGCACAGCAATATGAATGGTATTCGTATTTTGGCTAAATTAACAGGCAGAACCATTGATGAAGCGGGCTCAACAACCGCAAGACCTATGTTTCATCCTGTTCCAGTTTCTCATCTAGCAGGTATGCGTTTTAGACCAGAGCGTCTAACCGCACTGCATAGCCAACATGTCGCAAAAAATGCCAAATTTATGGAAGCGGGTAATTGGTTAAGACCAGAGTATTATCAGAGTCAGTCTGATAGACAGGCTTGTATTGATGCTGAAGTAAATGCGGTTAGAAGCTCAGTAGGACTGATTGATGTTTCTACTTTAGGTAAGTTAGAAATATTTGGTAAAGATGCCGCTGAACTGATGGATCGTCTTTATACCATGCGTATGTCAAACATGAACGTTGGGGCAAGTCGTTACGCTGTAATGGTCGATGATACAGGTGTTATTACCGATGATGGTGTTGCAATTCGCTACAGCGAAGAACATTACTATGTCACAACTACAACAAGCAGTTCAGATGCCGCTTACCGACTTATTCAAATGAAAATCATTGAATGGGGATTGGATGTCACTGTGCTAAACCGAACAGGTCAATTAGCCGCTATGAACCTAGCAGGGCCAAATTGTCGACGTATTTTGTCACAACTGACTTCTTTAGATTTAAGCAATGAAGCTTTTCCTTATTTGGCAATGCGTCAAACAGAAGTTTGTGGTCATAAAGCAACTCTTATAAGGGTCGGCTTTGTAGGTGAACTTGGCTATGAAATCCATCTTGAATCTACAAACGCAGCGGCAGTTTGGGATGAAATTATGAATAAAGGTCAAGAGTTTGATATCAAACCATTTGGTGTAGAAGCTCAGCGAATCTTAAGACTTGAAAAAGGCCATATTATTGTAGGTCAGGATACTGATGGATTAATGAATCCTTTTGAAGCGGCAATTCCTTGGTCAGTTCATCTTAAGAAACCTTATTTTATAGGTAAGCCAAGTTTAGAAAAATTAAAGAGCTTACAAAAGCGTAAATTGGTTGGGTTTGAACTTGTCAAAGAACCTGTTGGGGAAGCTCCTCTTGAATCGAACTTGTTTATTGAGCAAGGCGAGATTGCAGGCAGAATTACCAGTGTTTCTTATAGCCCATCTTTACATAAAACTATTGGTTTAGCAGATGTTTCATTAGCATTTTCAGAAGTAGATACCTTGCTGAATATTAAGCTAACCAGCGGTGATTTTATTAAAGCTAAGGTTGTTGCATTACCTTTTTATGATCCAAAGGGTGCTAAGCAAACTCCTGAGGAACTTCCTGAAGGAGAGGTCGCATGA
- a CDS encoding FAD-dependent oxidoreductase yields the protein MPLRLLKYAWKKPEDELRFFPEEKPLEKEYDVVIIGGGGHGMACAYYLAKEHGITNVAVLEQGYIGGGNTGRNTTIVRSNYLTSEGVKFYDESLKLFNDLSEDFDLNIFYSTRGHYTLAHTDSSLRTMRWRSEVNKHHGIDSEVVDSETIQKDVPYMDIECNGQHPVMGALYHAPGSVARHDAVAWGYARGAQMRGVEIHQKTQVTDIKTFAGKVVGVETNKGFVKAKKVISMVAGSSPRITNMLDIKTPIEVFPLQACVTEPVKPFMNTIVVSGSLHVYVSQSSRGELVMGASVDPAELHSTRSTLDFVEGLTDQMMDLFPFTSRLKIMRQWAGMSDITPDFAPIMGKTNVEGFYLDSGWGTWGFKATPISGKTMAYTAATDQTHELIKPFSLDRFESFQLVGEKGAASVGH from the coding sequence ATGCCACTTAGATTATTAAAGTACGCTTGGAAAAAACCAGAAGATGAGTTGCGATTTTTCCCTGAAGAAAAACCATTAGAAAAAGAGTATGACGTTGTCATTATTGGTGGCGGTGGACACGGAATGGCGTGTGCCTACTACTTAGCTAAAGAGCATGGAATTACCAACGTTGCTGTTTTAGAACAGGGCTATATCGGAGGTGGAAACACTGGCCGAAATACAACCATTGTTCGTTCTAATTATTTGACTTCTGAAGGGGTCAAATTTTATGACGAAAGCCTCAAGTTATTTAATGATTTAAGTGAAGACTTTGATTTGAATATTTTTTATTCAACTCGTGGTCATTACACCTTAGCTCATACAGACAGCTCTTTAAGAACAATGCGCTGGAGATCGGAAGTAAATAAACATCATGGCATTGACAGTGAAGTTGTTGATTCTGAAACCATCCAAAAAGATGTTCCGTATATGGATATTGAATGTAATGGTCAACATCCTGTCATGGGTGCACTTTATCACGCACCTGGTTCTGTTGCGAGACATGATGCAGTGGCTTGGGGATATGCTCGTGGAGCTCAAATGCGTGGTGTTGAAATTCACCAAAAAACCCAGGTAACAGATATTAAAACGTTTGCTGGAAAAGTGGTTGGTGTTGAAACAAATAAAGGTTTTGTTAAAGCTAAAAAAGTTATCTCTATGGTGGCTGGATCCTCACCTCGTATTACTAATATGCTGGATATCAAAACACCAATAGAAGTCTTTCCTTTACAAGCTTGTGTTACCGAGCCTGTTAAGCCATTTATGAATACGATTGTGGTATCAGGAAGCTTACATGTTTATGTCAGCCAATCTTCAAGGGGGGAGCTAGTTATGGGAGCCTCTGTTGATCCTGCCGAATTACATTCTACTCGTTCAACCCTTGATTTTGTTGAGGGGCTAACCGATCAAATGATGGATCTATTCCCTTTTACAAGTCGCTTAAAAATCATGCGTCAGTGGGCAGGGATGAGTGATATTACGCCAGATTTTGCACCAATAATGGGTAAGACCAATGTTGAAGGTTTTTATTTAGATAGCGGTTGGGGAACATGGGGTTTTAAAGCGACACCAATCAGCGGCAAAACAATGGCTTATACGGCGGCGACAGATCAAACACATGAGTTAATAAAACCCTTTAGCTTGGATCGTTTTGAATCATTTCAACTTGTTGGAGAAAAAGGGGCGGCTTCGGTCGGTCACTAA
- a CDS encoding beta-ketoacyl synthase chain length factor has translation MKAQILSIGLTAPGLVNFENFKSMMLQNQSPDTSEALEKYSPTFLPPNERRRTTATIKLALKTAEEALTHFQQRYPQADSKLPVLFVSKDGDTHISARMCQTVAEEEPMISPTQFHNSVHNAPAGYWMIGQKNQSPASAISVGQYAIANGLLEATLQSQNYAKPVLMVIYDLPLDDLIPKDASQNAAIPFAFSMILDASDSNQQTDYPALNLSITQQTPTATSFNNPYSGLPAAEAYPLLQSLVLFESNRESSEIHFPLNRNNFIKVSLT, from the coding sequence ATGAAAGCTCAAATACTTAGTATTGGTCTTACTGCACCAGGCCTGGTAAATTTTGAAAACTTTAAATCAATGATGCTACAAAACCAATCACCAGACACATCTGAAGCGTTAGAAAAGTACAGTCCAACCTTTCTGCCACCAAATGAACGTCGTCGCACTACCGCCACCATTAAGCTGGCATTGAAAACCGCTGAAGAAGCGCTCACTCATTTTCAACAGCGTTATCCGCAGGCAGACAGCAAATTACCCGTTTTATTTGTGAGTAAAGATGGTGATACCCACATCTCCGCCAGAATGTGCCAGACTGTTGCTGAAGAAGAACCGATGATATCGCCAACACAATTCCATAATTCGGTACACAACGCACCAGCAGGTTATTGGATGATAGGTCAAAAAAATCAATCCCCTGCGAGTGCTATTTCAGTAGGCCAGTACGCAATAGCAAATGGTCTATTAGAAGCGACATTGCAATCACAAAATTATGCAAAGCCAGTTTTAATGGTCATTTATGATTTGCCGTTAGATGATTTAATACCAAAGGATGCTTCACAAAATGCAGCCATTCCATTTGCTTTTTCAATGATTTTAGACGCCAGTGACTCAAATCAACAAACTGACTACCCTGCTCTTAATCTTTCAATTACACAACAGACTCCAACAGCCACTTCTTTTAATAATCCCTATTCAGGCTTACCTGCAGCAGAAGCCTATCCGCTTTTGCAATCTTTGGTGTTGTTTGAGTCAAACAGAGAAAGTTCAGAAATCCATTTTCCATTAAATCGAAATAACTTTATTAAGGTTTCTCTAACGTGA
- a CDS encoding OFA family MFS transporter: MKKNRWLMALAAVGVHICIGSVYAWSVYVNPIKDEMNWTLTDVTIAFSIAIFFLGLSAALMGKFVERNGPRVAAIIAAVLFGLGTAGSGLAILMESKLLLYFFYGVLGGCGLGIGYISPVSTLVKWFPDKRGLATGLAIMGFGFASAIWGPTIKVLISEIGVASTFITLGVTYFVIMFASAMYLEKPEEGYLPEGFKKKVEAGHKTLKTDLAMLGLHEAVKTPRFYGLWLMLFINVTCGIAIIGVASPLLQEVLGVSALIAAAAVGLMGIFNGAGRIFWASLSDYLTRPIVYIIFFATQAIAFYVLPSITEIILFQVILYFIMSCYGGGFASIPAYIGDIFGTKELGAIHGYILTAWAAAGLVGPLIISMVKDATGSYSETLYVFSGFFVIALIISISMLINIKSIEKKQNLAQ, translated from the coding sequence ATGAAAAAAAATAGATGGCTTATGGCCTTAGCAGCCGTTGGGGTTCATATATGTATTGGTTCTGTGTATGCATGGAGTGTGTACGTTAACCCAATTAAAGATGAAATGAATTGGACTTTAACAGATGTAACGATTGCATTTAGTATAGCCATCTTTTTCTTAGGTTTATCTGCCGCGTTGATGGGCAAATTTGTTGAACGCAATGGTCCAAGAGTCGCCGCTATTATTGCTGCCGTACTTTTTGGTTTAGGTACTGCAGGGTCTGGTTTAGCCATATTAATGGAATCAAAACTCCTGCTATATTTCTTTTACGGAGTCTTAGGCGGGTGTGGTTTAGGTATCGGGTATATCTCTCCGGTTTCTACACTCGTAAAGTGGTTTCCAGACAAACGAGGCCTAGCAACAGGCTTAGCCATTATGGGATTTGGTTTTGCTTCTGCAATATGGGGACCAACTATTAAAGTATTAATTTCTGAAATTGGCGTAGCATCAACTTTTATTACCCTGGGTGTCACTTATTTTGTGATTATGTTCGCTTCTGCTATGTATTTAGAAAAACCAGAAGAAGGATATTTACCAGAAGGCTTTAAGAAAAAAGTAGAAGCGGGTCATAAAACACTCAAAACTGATCTTGCCATGCTTGGTTTACACGAAGCCGTTAAAACGCCGCGCTTTTATGGCCTATGGTTAATGCTATTTATCAACGTTACTTGTGGTATTGCAATTATTGGTGTTGCCTCTCCTCTGTTACAAGAAGTTCTAGGTGTATCTGCATTGATAGCCGCGGCGGCTGTTGGTTTAATGGGAATTTTTAATGGTGCGGGCAGAATTTTCTGGGCTTCATTATCGGATTATTTAACCAGACCTATTGTCTATATCATTTTCTTTGCAACCCAAGCCATTGCATTTTATGTCTTACCATCAATTACTGAAATTATATTATTCCAGGTAATCTTATATTTTATTATGTCTTGTTATGGTGGAGGGTTTGCATCAATACCGGCCTATATTGGAGATATATTTGGAACCAAAGAACTTGGTGCAATTCATGGTTATATCTTAACGGCATGGGCTGCGGCTGGTTTAGTTGGCCCTCTAATCATCTCAATGGTCAAAGATGCTACAGGTTCTTATTCTGAAACCTTATATGTATTCTCTGGATTCTTTGTGATCGCGTTAATCATCTCTATTTCCATGCTCATTAATATTAAATCAATCGAGAAAAAACAAAATCTAGCTCAGTAA
- a CDS encoding class I SAM-dependent methyltransferase codes for MKFPFKFSKLTAQQAMYEAQKIAFSPMTFQAVRIAWKRGLLQLLSDTPEGLTPKQVAEKVDMRLYGVRVVLESCLSVGVVAFEDEKYFVTKTGQMFLYDEMTQINMNYNHDVNYLGMFYLEESIDSATPVGLNKTFGDWPTIYPALTALPEPAKSSWFEFDHYYSDNAFPIALPHVFKSSPKKLMDIGGNTGKFSMTAANYNDNVNITIVDLPEQLAVAKTHIMQAGLQGRINTIPTNMLDHSQDLPLGYDVIWMSQFLDCFGDEDIIAILKRAAQAMSADSKLFVLETYWDNQRFEEAAFCVVNTSLYFTALANGTSRMYRLSDMLGFMDEAGLTVCNTVENIGKGHTLLEAQLK; via the coding sequence ATGAAGTTTCCATTTAAATTTTCAAAACTGACTGCACAACAAGCAATGTATGAAGCACAAAAGATTGCGTTTTCGCCTATGACTTTTCAGGCTGTCAGAATTGCCTGGAAGCGAGGTTTGTTACAACTTCTTTCGGATACACCAGAAGGGCTGACGCCAAAACAAGTGGCCGAAAAGGTTGATATGAGACTGTATGGCGTGCGTGTGGTCTTGGAATCCTGTTTGAGTGTAGGGGTGGTTGCGTTTGAGGATGAAAAATATTTTGTAACCAAAACGGGGCAGATGTTTTTATACGATGAAATGACTCAAATTAATATGAACTATAACCATGATGTGAATTATTTGGGGATGTTCTATTTAGAAGAATCAATTGATTCAGCGACACCCGTTGGCTTAAATAAAACGTTTGGTGATTGGCCGACTATCTACCCAGCACTAACGGCTTTACCTGAACCGGCTAAATCTAGTTGGTTTGAGTTTGATCACTATTATTCAGATAATGCCTTTCCAATTGCTTTACCTCATGTTTTTAAAAGTTCACCTAAAAAGCTTATGGATATTGGCGGAAATACCGGTAAGTTTTCAATGACAGCGGCTAACTATAACGATAATGTGAATATCACGATTGTTGATTTGCCCGAACAGTTAGCCGTTGCTAAGACGCATATTATGCAAGCCGGGTTGCAGGGAAGAATCAACACTATTCCTACCAATATGCTTGATCATTCTCAGGATTTACCGCTTGGCTATGATGTTATTTGGATGAGTCAGTTTTTAGATTGTTTTGGGGACGAAGATATTATTGCCATATTAAAACGCGCCGCTCAAGCGATGTCAGCAGACAGCAAACTATTTGTTCTGGAAACGTATTGGGATAATCAACGTTTTGAAGAGGCGGCATTCTGTGTTGTAAATACCTCTCTGTATTTCACGGCCTTGGCCAATGGTACTAGTCGTATGTATCGTTTGTCAGATATGCTGGGCTTTATGGACGAGGCGGGGTTGACGGTTTGTAATACCGTAGAAAATATTGGCAAAGGTCACACTCTTTTAGAAGCTCAATTAAAGTAA
- a CDS encoding beta-ketoacyl-ACP synthase — protein sequence MFILGSSLVSPLGQNKEAHIKALKTEKTGLSNQTNFHIRIPSINTFLGVVNNLENIQLPESFKRYACRNNQLAWQALQENGFLSKVNQLVKKHGRHRIGLVVGTSTSGIAATEHLFRNELKPDEYNYQTTQQMDSLAQFCSQALEIEGPSFAISTACSSSAKVFEVAQRWLNADIVDAVVVGGVDTLCLTTLHGFNALGLVSEQICKPLDQDRNGINIGEAGGFMLLSNTSPFEESAGPDPLIKVMGVGESSDAYHISTPHPEGEGAQLAMLAAMQQAKISMEDIDYINLHGTATPSNDLSEISAVAHLSTEASPTWVSSTKGFTGHTLGAAGITEIIFCQWLLEEQFVPANLNLTHLDPQLTEKLQHSTVNIPLETLQLTETNQKLQYVMSNSFGFGGNNASVILKMESV from the coding sequence ATGTTCATTTTAGGCTCCTCTTTAGTTTCGCCATTAGGCCAAAACAAAGAAGCACACATCAAAGCATTAAAAACTGAAAAAACAGGATTATCAAATCAAACGAATTTTCATATAAGAATTCCCAGCATCAACACTTTCTTAGGTGTAGTAAACAATCTTGAAAACATACAGCTCCCCGAATCCTTTAAAAGATACGCTTGCCGAAACAATCAATTAGCTTGGCAAGCCCTGCAAGAGAATGGCTTTTTATCTAAAGTAAATCAACTGGTTAAAAAACATGGTCGTCATCGTATTGGTTTAGTGGTTGGTACCAGTACCTCAGGGATAGCGGCTACGGAACATCTTTTTAGAAATGAACTAAAACCTGATGAATATAATTACCAAACGACCCAGCAAATGGATTCTTTAGCTCAATTTTGTAGTCAAGCACTAGAGATAGAAGGTCCAAGTTTTGCCATATCTACCGCTTGTTCATCAAGTGCCAAGGTATTTGAAGTGGCACAACGTTGGCTAAATGCAGACATTGTAGATGCCGTCGTAGTTGGCGGAGTGGATACCTTATGTTTGACGACACTACACGGCTTTAATGCTTTAGGCTTGGTTAGTGAACAGATTTGTAAACCACTAGATCAAGATAGAAATGGCATTAATATTGGTGAAGCTGGTGGTTTTATGCTGCTAAGCAACACATCACCTTTTGAAGAATCCGCAGGCCCAGATCCATTGATTAAAGTTATGGGAGTTGGCGAAAGTAGTGACGCTTACCACATATCAACCCCACATCCAGAAGGAGAAGGAGCACAATTAGCGATGTTGGCCGCTATGCAACAAGCTAAGATTAGCATGGAAGATATTGATTATATTAATCTGCACGGCACAGCGACTCCTAGCAATGATCTCTCAGAAATCTCTGCTGTTGCTCACCTTTCTACAGAAGCCTCTCCAACTTGGGTAAGTTCTACCAAAGGCTTTACTGGACACACATTAGGTGCAGCAGGAATCACAGAAATCATTTTTTGCCAATGGCTACTAGAAGAACAGTTTGTACCAGCAAATTTGAATTTAACCCATTTAGACCCTCAGTTAACTGAAAAACTGCAACACTCCACGGTAAATATCCCTTTGGAAACCCTGCAACTTACAGAAACCAATCAGAAGCTACAATATGTCATGAGTAACTCCTTTGGGTTTGGCGGTAATAACGCCTCAGTGATTTTAAAAATGGAGTCAGTGTAA
- a CDS encoding MipA/OmpV family protein translates to MKKLLLITILFSSGMPQAIYAEPSLPKWEFGLGPGMISYPDYPGSKEQNTLVLPIPYIVYRGKDFSINNNKVVKPFFENNNFELDLSASGNIPVSSKENAKRAGMNDLDGSIGLGPVLKYALFNNGANTVKFEFPFEAIIASDFKTIHTEGWITSPGVSYSYKKAYSSKNRIELTAGVSAQYSSSEYHNYLYGVPLQYASNERPFYKSTEGFSGVNYTVGLSYHFDNFWLGAFWHGFDLSQAVYKDSPLIDNQFSHTYGLTLTWNFLRSKDRVYGYE, encoded by the coding sequence ATGAAAAAATTACTTTTAATAACGATCTTATTTTCTTCTGGAATGCCTCAAGCTATTTACGCTGAGCCAAGCTTACCTAAGTGGGAGTTCGGTTTAGGTCCCGGCATGATTTCATACCCTGATTACCCCGGGTCAAAAGAGCAAAATACGCTTGTTTTACCTATTCCATATATTGTCTATCGCGGGAAAGATTTCTCTATTAATAACAATAAAGTGGTTAAACCTTTCTTTGAAAACAACAATTTTGAATTAGATTTAAGTGCTTCAGGCAACATCCCCGTTTCAAGTAAAGAAAATGCTAAACGGGCAGGAATGAATGATTTAGATGGTTCGATCGGACTAGGACCTGTTTTAAAATACGCCCTGTTTAACAACGGAGCCAATACCGTAAAATTTGAATTCCCATTTGAAGCAATTATTGCCTCTGACTTCAAAACCATACATACAGAAGGTTGGATAACCAGTCCAGGAGTTAGCTATTCTTATAAAAAGGCTTATTCAAGTAAAAATCGTATTGAATTAACAGCTGGCGTATCCGCTCAATACTCTTCTTCTGAATATCATAATTATCTCTACGGCGTTCCTCTCCAGTATGCATCGAATGAACGCCCTTTCTATAAATCGACAGAAGGGTTTTCTGGTGTGAACTATACCGTTGGCTTAAGTTATCATTTTGACAACTTTTGGCTTGGTGCCTTTTGGCATGGCTTTGACTTAAGCCAAGCCGTATACAAAGACAGCCCTTTGATTGATAATCAGTTTAGCCATACTTATGGTTTAACGCTTACCTGGAATTTTTTACGGTCTAAAGACAGAGTTTATGGATATGAATAA
- a CDS encoding sarcosine oxidase subunit delta produces the protein MKFITCPPIGRRALSEFTYGGLVQDEPEFEGITEKAWTDHLFYRHSNPQVQKEWWYHRATGMWFFFERNTLTDVISHVSIAKRIVK, from the coding sequence ATGAAATTTATAACGTGTCCACCAATTGGGAGAAGAGCTTTAAGTGAATTCACTTATGGCGGTTTGGTTCAAGACGAACCAGAGTTTGAAGGAATAACAGAAAAGGCGTGGACTGATCACTTGTTCTATCGACATAGTAATCCTCAGGTACAAAAAGAGTGGTGGTATCACCGCGCAACAGGTATGTGGTTTTTCTTTGAAAGAAATACGCTAACGGACGTTATTAGCCATGTCAGCATTGCAAAAAGGATTGTTAAATGA